A section of the Chryseobacterium ginsenosidimutans genome encodes:
- a CDS encoding SDR family oxidoreductase, translating into MILVTGATGNLGKAVISSLLNRGISANNIAALVRSEAKAAELKSKGIQVKIGDYEDFESLKRAFKDVDKLLLISSSAEIAQRFEQHKNVINAAKESGVNHIIYTSFNMKDLRRSIMVGDVQYHAETSDYLKQIAVPYTLMENTLYADLIPMLTGNNILEEGLSIPARNGKTPFLPIAEMAEALAVVMTTAGHEGKEYIIAAETAFSFAEIADLISDILGKKVTYCQPKVDSYIAKLVQNGFSNDDSAYLARYGEAIARGEFDTNKSNVKQLLGRSPISLKDFLKGIYGK; encoded by the coding sequence ATGATTTTAGTAACAGGTGCAACTGGTAATTTAGGCAAGGCCGTCATTAGTTCTTTATTGAATAGAGGCATATCCGCAAACAATATCGCAGCATTGGTAAGGAGTGAGGCCAAAGCGGCAGAACTTAAATCAAAAGGCATTCAGGTGAAGATTGGCGACTATGAGGATTTTGAGTCTTTAAAAAGGGCCTTCAAAGATGTGGACAAGCTACTGTTGATATCTTCTTCAGCGGAAATAGCTCAAAGGTTTGAACAACATAAAAACGTAATTAATGCTGCAAAGGAATCTGGTGTTAATCATATCATTTATACCAGTTTTAATATGAAAGATCTGCGGCGAAGTATAATGGTTGGTGATGTTCAATACCATGCAGAGACAAGTGATTATCTAAAGCAGATAGCTGTACCTTATACTTTGATGGAGAATACACTGTATGCTGACTTGATTCCCATGTTGACCGGTAATAATATATTGGAGGAAGGTCTTTCCATCCCTGCCAGAAATGGTAAAACACCCTTTTTACCGATAGCAGAAATGGCTGAAGCTTTAGCTGTTGTAATGACTACTGCTGGGCATGAGGGCAAAGAATATATCATCGCTGCAGAGACTGCTTTTTCTTTCGCTGAAATTGCTGACCTTATATCAGACATTTTAGGGAAAAAGGTAACATATTGTCAGCCTAAAGTAGATTCCTACATTGCGAAGCTTGTGCAGAATGGGTTTTCTAATGATGATTCAGCATATCTGGCGAGATATGGAGAGGCTATTGCTAGGGGAGAGTTTGACACCAATAAAAGTAATGTCAAACAATTACTAGGTCGAAGTCCTATCTCTTTAAAAGATTTTTTAAAAGGTATATACGGTAAATAA
- a CDS encoding T9SS type A sorting domain-containing protein: MVARFECFTCSPGGGTSSKKADIDVATALAPNPTRSSTNLFYVAADNETISVSVTNIYGKVIRTYREHFNTGKNKIPTANKAIYTELNCKESSNLIVHYDKGKVKKLRTGQLQIGSDLDIELT; the protein is encoded by the coding sequence ATGGTTGCCAGATTTGAATGCTTCACTTGTTCACCTGGTGGGGGAACATCATCGAAAAAAGCAGATATCGATGTTGCAACAGCTTTGGCTCCGAATCCAACCAGAAGTTCAACAAACCTGTTTTATGTAGCAGCAGATAATGAAACGATTTCAGTTAGTGTAACCAATATTTATGGTAAAGTAATCAGAACGTATAGAGAACACTTTAACACTGGGAAAAACAAGATACCTACTGCCAATAAAGCTATATATACAGAGCTTAATTGTAAGGAATCTTCTAATCTAATTGTGCACTATGATAAAGGCAAAGTCAAAAAACTTCGTACAGGTCAGCTTCAAATTGGGTCAGATCTTGACATTGAATTAACATAA
- a CDS encoding site-specific integrase, whose protein sequence is MLENSWGLNFFLKSQSGRSDNFRYVYLRIIINGMPKETSTKRKWDVQRWNQHLGRATGTKEDARSINYFLDSLVTKINNYRTELMNNGITITASRIMDFVKGNHSGKTMVLEEFQKHNEEVLALVDKQYAKGTYIRYVTARSHVKEFIFFKYKREDLEFSELNYEFVKDYEFYLKIVRNCSHNTVMKYISNFKKIVLRAIDKEIIFKNPFTAFKSKKIKIKKYPLTKAELLTLENHDFKTERLTITRDVFVFQCYTGLAYIDVYQLMKTDIKEGIDGKLWIVSNRQKTKSTIGIPLLPKALEIMEKYIGHPTCISRGSILPVKSNQRMNEYLNEIAGLCNIGTKLNTHKARRTFASTVTLGNGVSIHVVKKMLGHHSINQTEEYAITEQEMVGKEMLELSEKLSLPDKKENSNFVIILEWLESEAVRLKNNQVPIKLPDL, encoded by the coding sequence ATGCTTGAAAACAGTTGGGGGCTGAACTTTTTTTTGAAGAGCCAATCTGGAAGATCTGATAATTTCAGATATGTTTATTTAAGAATAATAATAAACGGAATGCCCAAAGAAACCTCTACGAAGAGAAAATGGGATGTTCAAAGATGGAACCAACATCTTGGAAGAGCAACAGGGACTAAAGAAGATGCACGCAGTATCAATTATTTTCTAGATTCTTTGGTGACCAAGATAAATAATTATAGAACTGAATTAATGAATAATGGCATAACAATTACTGCAAGCAGGATCATGGATTTTGTAAAAGGAAATCATTCTGGCAAAACTATGGTACTAGAGGAATTTCAGAAACATAATGAAGAGGTATTAGCATTGGTTGATAAGCAATATGCGAAAGGCACTTATATACGCTATGTAACAGCAAGATCGCACGTGAAAGAATTCATTTTTTTCAAGTATAAAAGAGAGGATCTCGAATTCAGCGAACTCAATTATGAATTTGTCAAGGACTATGAATTTTATCTAAAAATTGTAAGAAACTGTTCCCATAACACAGTAATGAAGTATATTTCAAATTTCAAAAAAATTGTTTTGCGAGCAATTGATAAAGAAATCATCTTCAAAAATCCTTTTACAGCATTTAAGAGTAAAAAGATAAAAATCAAAAAGTATCCTTTAACAAAAGCTGAACTATTAACTTTGGAAAACCATGATTTTAAAACAGAAAGACTTACAATAACTAGGGATGTATTTGTTTTTCAGTGTTATACGGGGCTTGCATATATTGATGTCTATCAACTAATGAAAACTGATATTAAAGAGGGAATTGATGGTAAACTGTGGATAGTGAGCAATCGGCAGAAGACAAAATCCACCATTGGTATTCCGCTTCTTCCAAAAGCACTTGAGATTATGGAAAAGTATATAGGCCATCCAACCTGTATATCACGGGGTTCAATACTTCCTGTTAAATCGAATCAAAGAATGAACGAATATCTTAATGAAATCGCTGGGCTCTGTAATATCGGTACCAAACTAAATACGCATAAAGCAAGACGTACATTTGCTAGTACGGTTACTCTCGGCAATGGAGTCTCGATTCATGTTGTTAAGAAAATGCTTGGTCATCATTCGATAAACCAAACAGAAGAATATGCAATTACCGAGCAGGAAATGGTTGGTAAGGAAATGTTAGAGTTAAGTGAAAAGTTATCATTACCAGACAAAAAAGAGAACAGCAATTTTGTGATAATATTAGAGTGGCTTGAAAGCGAAGCGGTAAGATTAAAAAATAATCAAGTACCAATCAAGCTACCAGATTTATAA
- a CDS encoding DNA-binding protein: MEQLTKDDLRQFKMQLLDEIGKMLDEKMKSTTNELTSEWVRSRSVRKFLDIAPASLINLRITGKIRYKKVLKSYYYNVKDLKKLFEGEKK, encoded by the coding sequence ATGGAACAACTTACGAAAGATGATTTAAGACAATTTAAAATGCAACTACTTGATGAAATAGGAAAAATGCTGGATGAAAAAATGAAATCAACTACAAACGAGCTAACTTCAGAGTGGGTGCGAAGTAGATCCGTACGCAAATTTCTGGACATCGCACCTGCCTCCCTAATAAATCTCAGGATCACCGGAAAAATTAGGTATAAAAAAGTTTTGAAATCATATTACTATAACGTTAAGGATTTAAAGAAACTATTTGAAGGTGAAAAAAAATAA
- a CDS encoding winged helix-turn-helix transcriptional regulator — protein sequence MENNLNHSYCPAIETIALLGGRWKVIILHVLSKGARRFGEINVRIPAISRKVLTEQLRELETDGLISRKEYKELPPRVEYALTEYGESLCPLLAYISAWNNEKV from the coding sequence ATGGAAAACAACTTAAATCATTCGTATTGCCCTGCTATAGAGACGATAGCACTGCTCGGAGGACGTTGGAAAGTCATTATTTTGCATGTGCTTTCCAAAGGTGCCAGACGTTTTGGGGAAATTAATGTTCGCATACCCGCTATATCTAGAAAAGTGCTAACTGAACAATTGAGAGAACTTGAAACCGATGGTTTGATCAGCAGGAAAGAATACAAGGAGCTTCCACCGAGGGTAGAGTATGCCCTCACAGAATATGGGGAAAGCCTTTGTCCATTGTTGGCCTATATATCTGCATGGAACAATGAAAAAGTTTAG